CTAAATGCAACCTTCTGGCCGCCTGAGCTAGTTCAGGCCTGCGGCAAAATCAGGGCCTTTACGCCCTGCTTGCGGTTGAGCAGCTCGAACGCTTCAATCCCGCGATCGAGCCCGTAGCGATGAGTCACCATCGGCTTCAAATCTACCTTGCCGTCGGCGACCATCGCAATTGAGCGGCGCCACGAACTGGCGACGCGGACGCGCGACGGAATAATCTTGACGCCGTGGAAAAACAGCGAGCGCATCTCGGCGTTGGGAATGTCGCGGGCGGGCCAGCCCAGCTCGATCAGCTCGCCGTTGCGGCGCATCAGATGGCGCACCGAGTCGAGGAAGCCGGCGGCGTCGAAGACCGCGTCGGCGCCGTCGGTGGGCATCAGCGCGCGCACCTGATCAATCCAATCGCGGTCCGAAGCACAGACGGTCTGGAAGCCCATCGTGCGGGCGAGCGCGAGCCGTTCGGCGTCCACCGCGAGGCCCGTGACAACGATCGACGTCACACCCAGCGCGCGCGCGGCCAGTGCGGTGCAAAGTCCGATTGGCCCGGGGCCTTCAATCACGCAACTGTCGCCCGCCTTCAGTGATGATTCCTCGAGCGCGTGCACGCCGGTCGCGAAGGGTTCGAGCAAGGCCGCCTGTTCAAGGTCCATCGATTTGGGCACCAGCCAGGCGTTTTGTACCGGCGCGATCGCGTATTCGGCGAACGCGCCGCCGAGGCGTCCGGGATGGAGGCAGAAGTTAAAGCGTCCGTGTGAGCACGACGAGCATTGTCCGCAGGCGCCGAAAGGATCGAGCGCGACGTGATCGCCGACTTTGAAGCCGCTCACGCTCGCGCCGACCTCGACCACTTCGCCCGCCGGCTCGTGGCCGATAACGGTGGGAAATTTCGCGACGACGCGATCGGCGTTC
This region of Candidatus Binataceae bacterium genomic DNA includes:
- a CDS encoding alcohol dehydrogenase catalytic domain-containing protein produces the protein MKAIAKTRPAPGVELIETPIPQPGPGDLLVKVAVCGICGSDLHIYLWELNADRVVAKFPTVIGHEPAGEVVEVGASVSGFKVGDHVALDPFGACGQCSSCSHGRFNFCLHPGRLGGAFAEYAIAPVQNAWLVPKSMDLEQAALLEPFATGVHALEESSLKAGDSCVIEGPGPIGLCTALAARALGVTSIVVTGLAVDAERLALARTMGFQTVCASDRDWIDQVRALMPTDGADAVFDAAGFLDSVRHLMRRNGELIELGWPARDIPNAEMRSLFFHGVKIIPSRVRVASSWRRSIAMVADGKVDLKPMVTHRYGLDRGIEAFELLNRKQGVKALILPQA